Part of the Musa acuminata AAA Group cultivar baxijiao chromosome BXJ2-7, Cavendish_Baxijiao_AAA, whole genome shotgun sequence genome is shown below.
TTCAGTATAATGGAACTATCCAAGGCCTTAAGTATATATGGAAGTCTGAGGGTTTTCGAGGACTATTTAGAGGAAATGGTACCAACTGTGCACGGATTGTCCCCAACTCAGCAGTCAAGTTCTTTAGCTATGAACAAGCATCAAGGTAAACTCTTGGATTGTCATGTTGATTCTTTATCACTTAGATGAATATtgatgaaagagaagaaaaaaagaaatttatgTTCTGCTatgtcaattttcttttcttttggtatcATTATGTTAGTTGTCTAATGCAGTTTTATCATTTAGAATATGCAGATGTAAAGACCCTTTTTTAACTGTTCCTGCAGCTGTTGGTTGCAGGCCTGCAGGCTGGTGCCTGCATCCCAGCTAGGCTAATAATTGCAGGCTTCAGTCCTGCTGCATCTGCTGGCTGGTGTGCCTGCAGCCTGTGGACCAGTACACTGCATCAGCCTATGGGTCTGCTGCAGCCTGCTGGTCCACTCATTTTATTGTCTCACTACCTATTTGTGTTCCTACTTTAAATTTTCAACTAACTGATTAGTGAAAAAGATTTCTGTTTCAATAGGGGCTCAGAAAGCATGCTTGATAGAAATTAAGTGATGGAATTCcatattttatcatctttgtGGGTCTCTCCAAGATTGTGTACCTTTCCTTGACGTATGTAATTATCCATCCTTTTTTAACAAACCAGTCAACCGTGCCTTTATTTTAGCGGTCTCAATTGAAAAACATTTTTCACCAAATGGTGTTATATACCATAGACAAGTCTGCATCAAACAATTACAAAATTAAGATATAGCTAACCATGGGATTTCTCAAATGCGGGTTTGGTATTGTGCTAAATCACTCCTAACTATCCATCTACTTAGATCCTATTATCTGAGGTTAGCTTCCATTGTTCTTACTGTTGCAATTTAATGTTGTACATTTCCCTATTCTTTCTGATGATTGGATATGAACCTTGTCGCAGTGGAATTTTATGGCTTTACCGTCGGCAGTCTGGCAATGGTATGACCTATCCTTATATTCTGTTTTTTCTTTGATTTAGGTATTTTATTTGATGCTACGAACTGATGCAGTAATAGGTCTTCCCTTAAGTTTCAGTTATATCATTTGAAAGAAATTTGCTACAGACGTATGCCTATATATAATAATCTTGAGTTCCTGTACCATAAATATTCTTGCATATGACACATGTATGTATGAGGTGGTTGAAGCTTCAAGAAATAGAAATACTAACACCCAAGAATTATCTAGAGTCACTTCTTTTAAACTCCTTTTTTTGCACTTATGTATATTGGTGGCACAAAAAAAAGTGAATTTGATGCAATACTTTTGTTTATTGGTTTCTGTATTGCTATTTTATTGGAACACTCTGCCAATCAGACATTCCAGGTGACATGTGATTACTATGTTCTGAATTCACTACCTTATCCATCACATATTGGCACGGTAACAATTCTCAATAGCATCTTGCATACATTTTGGTTTTTCTGGCAATTAGACATTAAAGCAGCTGAAAACAACTATTTCTTCCTATTTAGTTCTTTGACCTCTGTTTATGGGTGAGTCTACAGTTTCTTTTTTGCAATTGCTGTCCTCATTTCCTGCTTGAAGAGAAACCTTACTGTTCTGGTCTTCTTCTGCACCAAATTGGAGCTTTTCATTAAGAAGTACAACCAAATTTGTCTTGCAAATAACTTCTCTTAGGTATTCTTAcccttttttttaatatagataTTTGTTTATAGGGACACAGCTTTCAGAGAATCtgttttgatattctttatggATAGCATAATTTTTAGCATGCTTCATGGTTCAGGGCTTTGAGTTTTGGAAAAATGAGTGGTTCTCATGGCAACAGCAACAATTTGTTTGATGCCATGTCAGGCAGCTTGGTCTCTGTGCTTTTGGAGTgagaaaaaaaggggaaaatcaTTCTCATATTCTGAAACCAAGCTAGTTTGGTCCTTGGGTCCGCCTTTGTTTTTATCTATCGTGTTGTTTTAAAGTGAAAAACTGGAGTGCTGTTTCTGTTTAAATAAATTAAGTTTTATAGTTGTGTGGAGGAAGAGGATTTATTTGTTGGGAACAGCATCTGATGTGTTTGATTTAGAACCATTTAGGTAATAATGAGGAGTTGGACATCTTCCAAAGATTATAAGCTAATTCATTGGCTTTAATTTGTGAACTTGAAATGGCAAAATTGATGACAAAACATCtcttagtttttcttttttgtatctCAATTTATGCAGTGTGCTTTTTGTGTAATTGGACAACTGCTTTCCATGTGGACAAAATCATTTGACTTGGTATTTTCAGATGGACAGCAGATGGTCATTGGAACTAGTTATGTATCAGCCATACATTTGAAATATCTTAAGTCTCTCGTAATATGTCAAAtgtctttcattttttatttctaaattggTAACATATAACTTTGTGTTAACTTAAGCAGAAGATGCTCAAATCACTCCTGTACTACGTCTTGGTGCTGGAGCATGTGCTGGAATTATTGCTATGTCTGCTACTTATCCAATGGACATGGTCCGTGGAAGAATTACAGTTCAGGTACCCTTTCTAGTTTTTGCTGACACCAGATGTGTCCCTTTATGGTTCAGTTATCTAACTCCTCCCCATGCTCCTTTAACATCTTTTCTCTATGCAGACTGAAAAGTCACCTTACCAGTACAGAGGGATGTTTAATGCATTGGGCACTGTTTACCGTGAAGAAGGTTTTCGTGCTTTGTACAAAGGGTGGCTTCCATCTGTCATAGGAGTAGTAAGTATTTCAAAGCATCTATCATTATAACTGTGTATAATCAGGTGTTGTGTAGTTTGATCTTTGATTTTGGGGCATTGGAGAAACTGAATTTCCAGTGAAAAAGTATCTATTCATATCTAACAATGTTTAAGAAAGAggccaacctttttttttttttttttaccgttTGCTTATTTTTCATGGTTTTTTTCCTTCCATTTATTATTGTTAGTTTTGCTGGTGCTATGACATCCTTCTGCAAATTTTGGGAAAAACCTCGTGTACAACTTTAGCATAAAAATAGCCAAACTACCATAAACATCTAAGTTTACTAGGAATTTTGGTGGGACAGGTATGCTAttttaattccaaaacataaaagCTCATGATGAGTATTAATGTTCTGAGACATAGTTCCTTGTTGGCTTCATCACCAAGCAGGGCAGAAAAATAGATAATGTTAACACCTATCTTTCCTTTTCCAGCCTATTAAATTTCAGAATAACTAACTGAGACCTTGATGAATCATATGTCAACATGAAATCGATGGCTGTCTCACGAATATTCTGTTTTTGTTTTCAGATTCCTTATGTAGGCCTCAATTTTGCTGTTTATGAATCACTGAAGGATTGGTTAGTTAAATCTAAACCATATGGTCTTGTTGAAGACTCAGAGTTGAGTGTTGTCACAAGGCTTGCATGTGGCGCCGTAGCTGGAACCATTGGCCAGACTGTTGCCTACCCTCTTGATGTCATACGCAGAAGAATGCAGATGGTGGGTTGGAAGGATGCTGCCTCAGTCGTGACAGGTGAAGGGAGGAGCAAAGCTCCTTTGGAATATGCCGGAATGATTGATGCATTCAGGAAAACAGTGCACCATGAGGGCTTCGGGGCCTTGTACAAGGGTCTTGTCCCCAATTCAGTAAAGGTTAGTAGATTTTGTTTGTTTCGTCGATTACGAATTAGGAAACAAAACTTAAATTCTCTCATTATCTCTGCTGTTCCCATTGTTACATTGTTCTGTCTTTTTGGGGTTACAGGTGGTACCATCCATTGCGATTGCCTTTGTGACATATGAGGTCGTGAAGGATATTCTCGGAGTAGAAATGAGAATATCTGACTGAAAGCCAGAAATAAGGTTGAAATGCAGCTTTTCTTTTGTAGGTTTTGTAGGGTTCCTTCAAAGGtaggatatataaatatattccaCATTCAACCCTCACCCCGTGTTGATGATATCCAGCTATTGCTTTTGATAACACTGCTGGACATGTAGCATTCCTCCTAATATCCAAATAAATGGAGAGAACATGTAACTCTCAAGCAATATATGAAGCATTTTCTTTTGAATGCTTGACCGTGAATCCCTCGGCAAATAAATGGAGAGGCATTCATTCGTGGAGACAAGGGGGGCGCACATGAGTTAACAATAAACGTGTAATGAATGCCTCGTTTAAGTTCGGGCGGACGAGTGACAAAGAATGCCTACTACAACTAGTTTCTTTGTTGAAGCAGTCAGTACTCTTGTCACAGTTAACAATAAACCGTGTACTGGCGGATTGAATGAATGCCCTACtactagtttcttttttttttttttttttgtttagaggGTTAATCACCCCAGTAGCAGTAGTACTCTTTCactctgtacatggtgataagagtAAGAAATCAAACAATCCATCGACCCAAAACATAATAGCCGAGCCGGGGGACTCTACAAGCGACGCCTATTGTTGCTGGGTTTAAGCCTCACCAAGTACTCACCAAGTTGATTGTACTTCTCGTGCTGGTAATCAATCATCTGGCTCAGCTGCTTTATTGCCTCCAGTTTCTCCTTGTTCCTGGCCActatctcctcttccttttccctcACCGCCGTCTCCAGTTCTTCCAGCCTCCTGTCGGTTTCGATGCTCCTCCATGACACTTTCTCCATCTCCTTTTCCTTTTCACCTAACCGATCCCTCAGACCCTCTGCCTTGTGCTTCAGAGCTGCCATTCCCTCCTCGCTTTCCTTCAATCTCACTGCCATGTCTCGTAACTTCTCATTCATTTCTTGCTTTTCATACAGCTTCTGGCGTAACCTTGTCTTCATAATCTCCGCATCCACTGTGATCCAGGCTAGCTGCCTTTCTATCCCACAATGTTTCTGTTTAAATTCCGATTCTAGCTCATCGAGTCCCTGGCAGAAATCTGAAACCCCGGACCCAACAGCTTCGATTGTTCCCGTGAGCTCTGCAGACATTATCCTGGTCTCGTTTTCCAACTTTTTAACATTGCATTGCAGCTTTGCAATCATATTCATGTGCTTCGCTTCTTTCTCTCTGTATTCTGTTTCTGTAATTTTAAGATTCTGCTTAAATAAGCAAGACTGGGTTTCCAATTGGCCCTTGAGGCCGGCAACCTCTTTGATAATTACTGCTCTTTCTGCTTCTGAAACGTTAAGGTTTACCTGAAGTTCTTTAACACTCTCCACCAACTTATTTATTTCTTTCATCCGCTCTTTGCCGACAGCCTCGGCAACCTCTAGCTTCTGACACGACTCATGAAACCGATACTTAAGTTGCTTACACTCCTCATGCAAATCATTCAAGCTACTTTTCAGAAATAGCAGCAACCTTTCCTGTACGGTAACTTTTTGTGTCACCTCATCGTCAAAGTTGTTCGCCAAATTCAAAATTTCCAAGCATCCGTCTCTTACTGCTTTCATCTGATCTTCCAGTTTTGAATCCAGATCAGAGTTCCTCTCATGCATGTCCATATTTTTTTGCAGTAGAGTAGAGTTCTCTTCGGTGAACGCTTCCAGCTTATCTGCTTGCTTCCTGATGGATGCCTCTGCCTGCTCCAATTTTGAGATCAatgtacatatttcttcctcaagAACTCCAATTTGTTTGGTAAGTTCACTCAGTTTGTGGTTGGCCAGTTCTACTTCATGACTTGAATCATTAACCTGATTTTGTAATTGACCATTATCAGTTTTTAACTGCTCTAATTGAACCGTCAAATCCTCAATAATCTTCTCAGACTCCTGTAGCAGCCTTTTGTTTTCATTCAAGGTTGAGTTCTCCTCTTTCAAATGCTCCAGCAAATGTTGTAGATCTTTTATCTGAATCCCTTCTATCTCTGACTTACTAAATAGCTCCGAATTCTCCATTGTCAACTTTTCTATTTGTTGACCAGCAGCTTCAAGTTTGTTTTCTGCATTAATCAGTTGGACTTTGGTTGCTTCCAATTCAGCATCCAGATTTTCTACTCGCACTCGTAACTCTGATTTCTCAATCTCTAGCTGATCTCTCTGAGATTTGAGATCAGTGATCTCTCCCTCAAATAACTTAGTTTTGGCAGATAGTTCTTCATTTTCTGAGATGAGCACAAGCTTCTCATCGCTTGTTGCTTCCAAAATCTGTTTCAACTTGGTCTCTTCCTGCTCTTTTGCTTGAAGTTCCATCTCGAGGACTTCGTATGCCTGGGAGCTCTTCCTCTTCACCTCCTCTATTTCCAGAGAAAGCAACTCCACTTTTTGCTGTCCTTCTTCGGCCAATTGCATGGCCTCTTTAAGTCGTGATGCCAAATCACTATTTTCGGCTTCTTTATCTTTTAGTTGCTTGTTCGAAACATGGATTGCATTCAGCAATCTGGTATTTTCATTGTTCAACAGTTCTGATTTCGTTTTTAGATCATCAATCTCAGAATTCAAAGCTCCATTCTCTTCTTGTGCATCTCTCAATCTGCTGGTCAGTTCATGTCCATTTCTATTAGCAGCTTCCAGCTCAAGCTTCAACATTTCGTTTCCAGACAACAATTGTGTTATCTTGGATGATAAATCATCAGTTGCTGATTTCAGATTTAGGTTAGCTTCATCTCTCTGGTCAGCCAAAGCTTTCTCTGTCCCCTTTATCTTGCtcacaagttcaaaattctctgataagattgcttccttttctttatctatatcatcaaTCTTCTGGTTTAGATAAGCCAATTCTTGAGCTTGTTTTTCTGACTCTTGCTTTAAACTCATGTTATCGGATTCCATCGTCATTATCTTGTCCTTCAAATGACTGATTTCAGATATGTGTTCTTCGATGTATTTTTCCGACTCTTGTAACTTGCTCAATGCTTCCATTTTTTCTGATATTAGAATTTCAATTTGTTCATGCATGGTACATATGCTTTGATTCAACTCATGGTGTTGCTTAACAGAAGCCTCTAACTTTTGCTCGAGATCTCTGTTCTCAGATTGTAATGTCTTAATATTCTCTTGCATAATGTGGATTTGATTTTCCAATATTCTGTTCATGTCTTCGGTTTCTCCCAACACATCAACACCTTCAAGATTTGTGATCTTTGCAACCATTGAGGCAGCTTCAGCCTCAAGCTCATGGTTTCTCCTAATTGCACCTTCAAGTTGCTCCTGCAAGTTAGTGTAATGTTCCAAAGAGATGTCTGCTTTGGCTTCCCCTTCGTGATTCTTGCCTGAGTTCTTCGTGGAAAGTTCTGACTCCGAATCTGGTGAGTCTGAGGAGTCCGAACTGTCTGATGTAGAATTAACTGAAAAGTTGCCATTGTCTTCCTTTTGGCGAAATTTCTTCTTTAGTTTCTCTGTCAACTCATCGTAGCGGCCATATAAAGCTTGATAACCTTTATGAATATCCTTAATAAGAGAAGTTAGTTCAGACTTGTTTACTGAATTAAAAGATACTGTATCACTTTCTTCTGCAGTTATGAGCTGGAGGATCCTCTCCACATTCTTCTCAGTGTCTACAAGAAGAAATGTGTAACTTATTTACCAGATTACATAAATGAGAAGAACCAATATATCACTGATAACGATGTGAaaagtatttgaaaaaaaaaattgagagacCAATACTAGTAGCAGCAACTAGAGTTGGATAATTTGGTTTCCTACTACACAAAGATCAGAAGTCCTTTATTTACTTCCAGCACTAGTTAGTGCAAAGGAAGAAAGGATAAAGAATGCATCAATTTGGTTTACATGAACAAAATTATGAGGCCAATGACACTTTGAATTgaactttgaatttttttttttgctagagcTCATGTGTCAATGATTCTTCATAAGAAAAACTAAATTTCATAGGATCACAAATGAGAGATCCCTTGCAATAGCCATACCGTTCTTGTTCTCTAGTTTCTCAGTGTTCCCTCGATGGACATGGGTCCTAATGGAAGAAATAAATTTGCTTAGTTTGTTGTGCCGCCTCATCTCCAAATCCTTGCAGTTACTTCAGAACTTGGATATCTCCTGAGCAAAATTTATTCCCATTAATTAGGAATCATCCATGAAAATGCCAAAGTAAATTATTATTTAGATTATCAATGAAGAATTTATTAGTATGATAAAAGAGGATCTTTTGTTTTTACATTAGAGGTGTAATCTCACCAAaatattatacatatacatatgaagACATGAAACTTGCAAAGAGAAGTAATCAATCTTGTCACAGATAGTCAAAAAAGTAAATATCTGAGTCACATCttgcaatatatattttttttcctacACAGAATTGCAACTTCTTTCCACAAACCATATCAAGAGCAATAGTCAACATCAtattattcaaaatataaatcaaacaaATAGCCATCTATTAGTATTATTATACATGAGTGACGTTATAGTCCAGTTGTTCTACCTAATAGTATAATAAGGTCTGTTCTCCATAGAAATCTAGTCTAGAGCTGCTTTGAAAATGAAAGACAAAACAAAACAATTGAACAACAGGTTGAATAGGTCACCCTATAAAACAACTCCGaaatatataagaaaaagaaattaTCCACAAATGAAGTCAACAATCAAGTCAATAGCCATCTCACCTGTGTATGTCAATCACCCAATAATGCACTCACCCAATAGTGG
Proteins encoded:
- the LOC135617886 gene encoding mitochondrial adenine nucleotide transporter ADNT1-like isoform X1; the encoded protein is MASEDVVGKSTGDSAVTTIVNLAEEAKLAREGVKAPGHAILSICKSLVAGGVAGGVSRTAVAPLERLKILLQVQNPHSIQYNGTIQGLKYIWKSEGFRGLFRGNGTNCARIVPNSAVKFFSYEQASSGILWLYRRQSGNEDAQITPVLRLGAGACAGIIAMSATYPMDMVRGRITVQTEKSPYQYRGMFNALGTVYREEGFRALYKGWLPSVIGVIPYVGLNFAVYESLKDWLVKSKPYGLVEDSELSVVTRLACGAVAGTIGQTVAYPLDVIRRRMQMVGWKDAASVVTGEGRSKAPLEYAGMIDAFRKTVHHEGFGALYKGLVPNSVKVVPSIAIAFVTYEVVKDILGVEMRISD
- the LOC135617886 gene encoding mitochondrial adenine nucleotide transporter ADNT1-like isoform X2; this encodes MELSKALSIYGSLRVFEDYLEEMVPTVHGLSPTQQSSSLAMNKHQVEFYGFTVGSLAMCAFCVIGQLLSMWTKSFDLVFSDGQQMVIGTKDAQITPVLRLGAGACAGIIAMSATYPMDMVRGRITVQTEKSPYQYRGMFNALGTVYREEGFRALYKGWLPSVIGVIPYVGLNFAVYESLKDWLVKSKPYGLVEDSELSVVTRLACGAVAGTIGQTVAYPLDVIRRRMQMVGWKDAASVVTGEGRSKAPLEYAGMIDAFRKTVHHEGFGALYKGLVPNSVKVVPSIAIAFVTYEVVKDILGVEMRISD
- the LOC103992746 gene encoding COP1-interactive protein 1 codes for the protein MRRHNKLSKFISSIRTHVHRGNTEKLENKNDTEKNVERILQLITAEESDTVSFNSVNKSELTSLIKDIHKGYQALYGRYDELTEKLKKKFRQKEDNGNFSVNSTSDSSDSSDSPDSESELSTKNSGKNHEGEAKADISLEHYTNLQEQLEGAIRRNHELEAEAASMVAKITNLEGVDVLGETEDMNRILENQIHIMQENIKTLQSENRDLEQKLEASVKQHHELNQSICTMHEQIEILISEKMEALSKLQESEKYIEEHISEISHLKDKIMTMESDNMSLKQESEKQAQELAYLNQKIDDIDKEKEAILSENFELVSKIKGTEKALADQRDEANLNLKSATDDLSSKITQLLSGNEMLKLELEAANRNGHELTSRLRDAQEENGALNSEIDDLKTKSELLNNENTRLLNAIHVSNKQLKDKEAENSDLASRLKEAMQLAEEGQQKVELLSLEIEEVKRKSSQAYEVLEMELQAKEQEETKLKQILEATSDEKLVLISENEELSAKTKLFEGEITDLKSQRDQLEIEKSELRVRVENLDAELEATKVQLINAENKLEAAGQQIEKLTMENSELFSKSEIEGIQIKDLQHLLEHLKEENSTLNENKRLLQESEKIIEDLTVQLEQLKTDNGQLQNQVNDSSHEVELANHKLSELTKQIGVLEEEICTLISKLEQAEASIRKQADKLEAFTEENSTLLQKNMDMHERNSDLDSKLEDQMKAVRDGCLEILNLANNFDDEVTQKVTVQERLLLFLKSSLNDLHEECKQLKYRFHESCQKLEVAEAVGKERMKEINKLVESVKELQVNLNVSEAERAVIIKEVAGLKGQLETQSCLFKQNLKITETEYREKEAKHMNMIAKLQCNVKKLENETRIMSAELTGTIEAVGSGVSDFCQGLDELESEFKQKHCGIERQLAWITVDAEIMKTRLRQKLYEKQEMNEKLRDMAVRLKESEEGMAALKHKAEGLRDRLGEKEKEMEKVSWRSIETDRRLEELETAVREKEEEIVARNKEKLEAIKQLSQMIDYQHEKYNQLGEYLVRLKPSNNRRRL